The proteins below come from a single Candidozyma auris chromosome 3, complete sequence genomic window:
- the MRS7 gene encoding Mrs7p, with protein sequence MVSGYGLSRRENNQLQRTIVDVIRLVPFSMFVLVPFAELLLPVALKIFPNLLPSTYQSKSDIKKKRADLSKKRVSASEYIKKTMEESGLKLSKKISEEEKQAFVSFFDIISMGKTPEREHLIKVARMFKNDQVLDNLSRPQLVAMAKYMSLRPFGTDSILRYQIRHRLLTIIKDDKAIDYEGVESLTIPELHVACSQRGIKTQDVSPGRLREDLETWLDLRLRQKIPSTLLILSSAYTYGEHTQGIDTYYDALLAVLSSIPDEVYNVAKLSMSDDSKLKLNILKEQDEMINEENLREKDTVNNIKDNIQLDEYEDTASEGMKIEEDGSNKEKDANEKGDDKSSDKK encoded by the coding sequence atgGTCTCGGGCTACGGCTTGTCCAGAAGAGAGAACAACCAGTTGCAGAGAACTATTGTCGATGTGATTCGGTTGGTGCCTTTCTCCATGTTTGTTCTCGTGCCCTTTGCggagttgttgttgcctGTGGCATTGAAGATTTTCCCTAACTTGTTGCCTTCCACGTACCAGTCCAAGCTggacatcaagaagaagcgtGCAGATTTGTCTAAGAAGAGGGTCAGCGCCTCAGAGTATATCAAGAAGACTATGGAGGAGAGCGGCCTCAAGTTGTCCAAAAAGATttctgaggaagagaagcagGCTTTCGTCAGCTTCTTCGATATCATCTCTATGGGTAAGACTCCCGAAAGAGAACACTTGATCAAGGTTGCAAGAATGTTCAAAAACGATCAGGTTTTGGATAACTTGTCTCGTCCACAATTAGTCGCCATGGCAAAGTATATGTCCTTGAGACCTTTTGGCACTGACTCAATTTTGCGTTACCAGATCAGACACCGTTTGTTGACCATTATTAAGGATGACAAGGCCATCGACTATGAGGGTGTGGAATCCTTGACTATTCCTGAATTGCACGTGGCTTGTTCTCAGAGAGGTATCAAGACTCAGGATGTCTCTCCTGGTCGCTTGAGAGAAGACTTGGAGACTTGGTTGGATTTGAGATTAAGGCAGAAGATCCCATCCACCCTTTTGATCCTTTCCTCTGCTTACACCTATGGTGAGCACACTCAGGGAATCGACACATACTACGACGCATTGTTGGCAGTCTTGTCCTCTATTCCTGATGAGGTTTACAACGTTGCCAAGTTGAGCATGTCGGACGactccaagttgaagttgaacatcttgaaggaaCAAGATGAGATGATCAACGAAGAGAActtgagagagaaagacactgtcaacaacatcaaggaCAACATTCAGTTGGACGAGTACGAGGATACTGCTAGTGAAGGTATGAAGATCGAGGAAGATGGAAGtaacaaggagaaggatgCGAA